The following proteins are encoded in a genomic region of Euryarchaeota archaeon:
- a CDS encoding winged helix-turn-helix transcriptional regulator: MKSGRSRSLVGVVLINLILGAGLASADSAAVDVAGVEEQAGSIAAHAADTASDTAGAILAEMEKQTGAGSSKPPENPPQAEPKQADAQNAVETVVDPAIGIDYSKIDFDDVNAENPPPSLMGAVTDTIQYIAGAFKGAIGLIAGFGSETQKDPGAAAASVAALAQVAAVAAAQAFAVQAIPFAVFTGATLAVENPWLRDPKRLLTPLLMPLYTRLEKSELLDHEVRELLHQSIDTEPGVTIAELVSRSGVSRNAVSYHLRVMEKQGLITSRRLGRTVHLFINGARFDEPVKAAVSVLKNGTTLAIGQYIKEHPGAPQRDLCDNFAITAGAANWHIKKLEEMALVTRERDGRVIKYFPGDVWDQMQVATPAVSAA, translated from the coding sequence ATGAAGTCAGGCAGGAGCAGGTCCTTAGTCGGAGTTGTCCTTATAAACCTCATTCTAGGCGCTGGCCTTGCCTCGGCCGACTCCGCGGCCGTCGACGTCGCCGGCGTTGAAGAGCAAGCCGGATCCATCGCGGCCCACGCTGCGGACACCGCATCCGACACCGCGGGAGCGATACTAGCGGAGATGGAGAAACAGACCGGTGCAGGATCTTCGAAGCCCCCGGAAAACCCGCCCCAGGCCGAGCCGAAGCAGGCTGACGCCCAAAATGCGGTGGAAACGGTCGTCGACCCGGCGATCGGGATCGACTACAGCAAGATCGACTTCGATGACGTCAACGCCGAGAACCCACCGCCCTCCCTGATGGGAGCGGTCACCGACACGATCCAATACATCGCCGGCGCCTTCAAGGGGGCAATAGGCCTCATCGCGGGTTTCGGCTCCGAGACCCAAAAGGACCCCGGAGCCGCCGCGGCCTCCGTCGCTGCCCTTGCCCAGGTGGCCGCCGTCGCCGCCGCCCAAGCGTTCGCCGTCCAGGCGATCCCCTTCGCGGTCTTCACGGGAGCGACGCTTGCGGTCGAGAACCCGTGGCTACGAGACCCCAAGCGGCTTCTCACGCCGCTTCTCATGCCTCTCTACACGCGCTTGGAGAAGAGCGAACTCCTCGACCATGAGGTGCGGGAACTCCTACACCAATCGATCGACACCGAGCCCGGTGTGACGATTGCCGAACTCGTGTCAAGAAGCGGCGTTTCAAGGAACGCCGTCTCCTACCACCTTCGTGTGATGGAGAAGCAGGGCCTCATCACTTCGCGCCGCCTCGGCCGCACCGTCCACCTCTTCATCAACGGAGCGCGCTTCGACGAGCCCGTCAAGGCGGCCGTCTCGGTCTTGAAGAACGGCACCACGCTTGCCATCGGCCAGTACATCAAGGAGCACCCCGGCGCCCCGCAAAGGGACCTCTGCGACAACTTCGCGATCACGGCAGGTGCGGCGAACTGGCACATCAAGAA